atctttttatttgtatatatatatatataaatatatatatatgtagatatatatattgtaagtatacatttttttaaatgcctgacacatgacattacatgtcatttagcagatgctttcatccaaagcgacttacaataaatgcatttaaccaagagtacaaactaagaacaacaacaatacagaaagtaatttcaacatagtcgaactacaaaagtaccataataagagctatttaagtgccactgaagtgctaatctctgttttaatccagatacaACTAAAACACAACTAATCTCAAACTATAAGTGTTTCCTAGCAAGCCTGGATAATCCACAAAGCAAGTGTGAACACTACATTTAGATTCTCCACGTCGCCTTTGTTCATGTTCTCGTGTGTTAAATGCAACTAAAGAAGCACCACATATTTCCACAATCACGCCATTTCAGAAGTAAAACTAGTGAAGGtcgaggggaaaaaaagcaaattTAATCAAAATTCGCCGACAAATACAAGCAATGTGTAGAAAAGACATCTcggttcatttaaaaaaagagatacCCAAATTACTTTTAGTTGGAAATGGATTAGCTTGAAAGGACACTTCCACAAATTCTCTAATGACATGCTGGGAGGCGGTTCTGAACATGCTTACTCAATGAGGATTCAACCTCTCAACATTCTGACGGTGTACTCGGTGGAAATCTTTTTGGGAAAATCTGTTCTTGTCACCTCGAAGCTGCGAACTTCCACGAGCATTAAGATTTTGAAGTGTGACGCATTCTCACACATGCAAATACGGAAATGGCTCTTCTATCCCATTTGTCGgattgttttcatttgtttttattcttttctctcctccttcatcttccttCCCACTGTTGTGGTGGTTTCTGTCAACATTTTCTGCTCCCGTGAGAGTGACGGCAGGAAGGAATCACTCTCGTCTTTCTCCATAAGCGAGACATGGGACTTTTGTGTCAGGCTGGAGTAAATTCTGCTGCATTTGCACACCGCACGGCGCCGCTCGCTTTCCCCTCGGCCTCCGACACACAATCATAATCACGCCGTTGCTGCCTTTGCTGGATCGAATCTGAACCAAAACACGAGGACTTTGTGTTTAAACGAAATTGAGTCGAGAGCAAAGTCTGActttttattattgtgtgtaGGCAGGTTAATGTACTAATATACAACTGGGAGGTACTTGTATCTTTACAATTCTATGccactttatacttctacttcCCAACATTTCCATATTCCAGTTAATGTGTTTGCTGCATGTACTTTTCCGATGCAGTGTAAACCACTTATATTGATCACGGTTACAGTGATCATCAGCTTATATGGATCAAAAAGGCTTGAGACAATCATTCCTACGCAAATGCTGTTTGAACAATTTGCTTATAGTAATGAAATAATCCGCTTACAGTATTAATTTTCATACATGacaacatatacaaatatacaccacaataatccttttttttctttagtcCCATAATACATTGCCTCGTGATAACTCCCCTGGTGGCTACTCGGTGCTAGTGCTGTGTTTACATTTAAATCATGGCGGGAAAAAGAGGAGTCTCTTCGAAGCTTGTGGCAAAATGTCAGAATATTCTGCCTTTTGGTACTATTTCAAGCAGGTCGTCATCATGATGACTGATGCTCTTTCGGGtctatttcagtttttttaagtATTAAATAAAGCTATTAAAGTTGATATATGTTACAAAGTCTGGCCAGCCTTCAAATATCAAACCTTCTTTTCTTCACATTTTCTGCAGTTATCGCTTTCTTCCGTTTTGTAGGGCAGATATCCAGAGTGAgtgtataaataataaaactctgCGTTGCTCTTCCAACTTAAAATCTgaacaccacctgtctctccggGAGGAATGACTTCAACGAAATTGCTCCAAAGAAATCCAAAGACGACAGATTGTAGCTGGACAAAAGCTTTCGTTTTCACCATGAAACCGTCTCTGGCATCCGAACACGCCAAACGCGCCCCGCTCTCTCCCGTTCTGCTGAAaagaggaggcgaggacccCGAGCTTTCTACAGGCAGTTTCATTTCTGTCAccctttgttctctctctcgctccgcgGGGATCTGTGTTTCACCTGCGCCGGACAGCAAAGACACGCAACTCTGAATCTCAGATCGCTTCCCGAGGCGCTTCTTTAGCATCGTCTCCTCCGGAATCTACAAGTGACAGACGCTCGACTCCATCACGGCAACCGGCTGCagtcggggtgggggggggggggggggggagagagagggaggaacctATCCTCCCAACCCAAGGTGGCTGTTCAGAATTGCAGATTTTGGCCGGGCAGAtctccactccctctctccatcgctGTCAAACCAAAGCCAAGCGTTtctgttcttttattttttcataagCTTCCTGAACCCGCTGCTGTGGACTGTATCTCTGCCATCCCCCGACACAGAAAACCAGACACGATTCCCCTTCCTGCGCACACCTCATTGTGCACAGCGAGGCCCTCTTTGTTTTCCCCAGAAACCCCTTTTGCTTCCCAGGCCTTATCTTCCAACTGGCAGACGTAGAAAATCACGCCACGCAACATTGCTCCGAAAgcgaatctctctctctctctctctctctctccctctctctccctccctccgacTGCTTCCCTTCATCTTGGCCGCTGTCATCCTCGCTCCGCTTCTCAGCTCACACACCTCTTAGACTTTCCCTTTGCATCCACGCATACGGCCTTCATAACAATTGTGCCGCGCAGGTACGCAGCGCTGCCAACCAAACACCTTTTTAGGCACACCTCCAGTACgtgaatatatacatttgatTAGTTTTGTCTTCACACGGAAAAACCTTATTTGACATAAGCTTCTTTATATTCACTACATCACGCTTACAATACCAGGATAGCGACAGCAAAGGCAATTTGAATATACGGAGACTTGATATATTTGAGAATATTCCTCCCTCTCACCCATTGCATTATGGGATAGGTTACATCCCACACAGCTCAGGACACAATGAACCGATGTATAAAAATGGATGGACATTAAACAACCAGTCCTCCaaattgaaaatgaaaatacgTTGTGTGTCCCTTTGATCCCAAATAAAAAGAGTGTTGAGTATGAGGTGTTGGAGGTCTTTACCATAAATACGTTATTATTGGATATTTGCTGAATTTACCGatgctgtttcttttcttcggAGGACTACAGTATCAGCCACTTCCAACTTGTCAAATATGGCAGGTTTGTCAGTGGCCTTATGCGTCTCACTGTTCTACGTGGCTGTAATTGTGATGGAGGTTAAGGTGAGAGTCAAGGGTATTTAGTAGAAAGATAAATGGAAGATGGATggttgggttgaaaaaacaggaCTTTCACCAAGGCGGCCACCATTTGTGTCATGAGTAAAACCCAAATTCGACTTATTTTAAGCTGTGTGACGAAATGCATCGTTATCACGTCTCATATTTAATGTAGTTTGCATTTGAACCCAACCTGCATTCTTTAAAAAGTCTATTTCCTGCTAAAATGTAAGTTTAGTattattgcacctgtccatcttggagagggatccttctctgttgctctcctgaaggtttcttcccttttttccccctgaagggttatttgggagtttttcctgatccgatgcgaggttttggggcagggatgtctatgtgtacagattgtaaagcactccgagacaaatttgtaatttgtgaaattgggctatacaaataaactgaattgaattgaattgaaaaataaCGAGTGAAAACTGAACCGTACTGTACAAGTGAGGCTAGAGGAGTCACGGTTTGAAGCGTAGGGCCACTGATCAAGCTGCCGTATTTGCTAAGTTGGGAGTGACCTAAGTTAAAATGCATTTACATCCATATCTTTATATGTTACCGGCAGCATACTGTATTCTCTATAAGCTATAAAAGTATAGGAGAGCCGCAGATGGTGTATACAGTACACGGTCTCCCTGTCACAAAGCTTTAATGATGTGCTACCGAGTGAAACATTTACCAGATTCCTGCCTTGAAAGTCAAACAGTCGAGCAGACAGACATGCAACAGTTGGCAGCGCTACAGCTGAAGACATCCTGTCGTAAAACTATAAAAGAAATGGTCCATTTGTTTTAACGTGTGAGGTTTCACCTGACCCTGGCTGTTTGATGAGGTGACAGTAGGGTTACGCAAACTCCATCTGCAAAcctgtgtgtgcacacatggcGTCTGCCGAGTGCGATACGGGTGCAGTTTATGAACGTTGGCAGCAATTCTGCACTCATTATAATCCTGTTTGGACAATGGGACAGTCGCAGCGGGTCAGATACATCCTTGTTTACAGAATTAACAAAAGGGCATCGCCTCACTTGGAATGGACCAAAGGCTTTCTTATCACCAGTTTTACACCAGGCGGAGGGTTATATATTCCACATCGTGGTTATTATTGCCTTTGATATTCTCCCCATTGGCCCCAAATCTTGCGTGGACTGCGCTTTACCAATAACTGCCCCATTACCCCGTAGAATCGAGGAAGTTGGCGTTCCATGACTTTGGTTTCTTTGACCAAAGGACGCTAAAAGCACGTAATTACAGCTGCATGGCGGGTCAACCAATTCAACTCTGCTTTAAAGCGGCCACTCACTGCTTCGGTTCAGCTCTTGACTCGGTCGATTTCCATCCTGCTGATGTGAATGTGAATCACAACTGGCATTGCCTGGGATTGAAATGATTCTCAAGGGTTTATGGGCTTGAACAAAGAGATGCAGTCAATCTTACACTGTAACACTTTGATGTAAATTTACAGTGAAATTCTAACAGTAACATACTGTATTGTGCTATTACTGTATAATGCTGTAaaagcaatgcattctgggagttaTAACGCTTGCTTCCAGATCCTAACGGTCAAGTGCTtcttttcacagtagtttaCTGCGTACCGCTGAGAATCTTGGGAGAGTAACTATTTTGAAGTTCTCATAAATGAGTAGCCAAAGCAGAGTTTTGCAATTCCTCTGTCAATCTTGTGAGTTTCTATTTTAATGATAACGTCTTCCGTGTGTTAACATCCAAGTCACTTTAGTTTTACCACTTTAAGAAAAGTtgcggtatttatttatttttcaccgtTGTGCGCGATCATGATCGGTCCGCTCCGGTCGCGGCAGCAGTaaccccgttccttctcccgtGCAAGTGGAGGAGACACAGTGAGTTCATCGGTTCTCACTCGTCGCAGCAGTAGTaaccccgttccttctcccgtGCAAGTGAAGGAGACACCAACTTTATTAGGATATcgctatatttgtatttattttcaccaCCGCCATTTTTTGCTTGTAATGAGTGGTGCAAGTCTCGGAGAACCGACGTCTTCACCGCGGGTATTTTTTTAAGTCTTACCCCCGCCAGTTTGGGAAAGTCAACTGAATCTTCAGTCCAGACAAAAAAAGGACAACTACTAACCAACTACCTCACGGTAAGTTCACTTTCAACTTAGGCTACGTTTTCGAACACCTTTGTTAACATGTgattagctaacgttagttaaGTTAGCACATGTTTCTCCATGTGGTTGGCATGCACATTAGCTAGCTAAGCAGTTAGCTGTTCTTAGCTTAGTTAATATTTAAATACTGAATACTATTAGTAACATGTTACTAATAGTATTCAGTATTTACATGTTAACAAGGGAAGAAAGGCAGCAGTCTAGCTTATTTTTCCATTATGTTCAGTTGTCAATTTTGTGGCCACGAATGTGTTACTAAATATGCCTTTGCAAGGCATATGAAAGTTCACCAAAACACCCCCCACATCAAATTTAAATGTGCTTTTCATGGTTGTAACCGTTCATTTGGCAAAGTGTtgtctttaaaatgtcatgtatATAGAGATCACCCAGGTCAGAGGGAGTCAAGATTAAGTGAAGGATGTTCTGGCATAAGGACATTAACGTTGGACGTTTTATTGTCATGCCACTTCGATTTCTGTACTGTCAAGTGTGACAGTTTGTCACGTTTATTTTCTCACTTGAAgacccacattaaagagggaaGACAAGTCATATGTCCATTCAAAAACTGTGGTAACGTGTTTACTGTGATATCCACGTTTTCATCACACTTGTCAAGAACACATAAAGGTTGTACAGTTGATGATCTTTTCAGACAGACATGGTCAGGTAGAGGTAATGGAGAGAATACTGTTGAGCAAGCAGGGTGCTCTCATGAAGAAGCTGAGGTGTGGGCTTCCAATGTTAACAATGATGACATAGAGGGAGACCAGGCAGAAGTTTTTcctgaaagcacagatgagtcaCTTTTCCTAAAGAACTTGGCTTTGTTTTACCTTAAACTTCAAGCTAAGTTGTTGCTCCCATCTTCAGTTATACAGAGCATTATTGAAGATTTCCAGGCAGTGCATGATATAAGTCAGTCTCATCTGTTTCATAAACTGAGTGAAAAGTTGGCAACTTTGGGGATTCCTGATGGTGATGTTAAGAATGTATTAGATGCCTTGAAATCCGATGATCTATTTCGGGCGTGCAACACTGGTACTCTAAAAAcggataaaagaagaaaaacgttttttttaaatgagtttaGATATGTTGAACCAGTGCCTCTGTATCTTGGGCAGAATGAATCTGGAAAGGAATGCTTTGTTCACTATGTGCCTGTTAAAGAAACATGTCAGTCACTTCTTCAGTGTGACTCAGTCAGAGAGCAAGTTCATTCACACAAGCAGCAGATGCGGTCTTATGATAGACCAAAAGACATTTTGGAGGATGTATGGGATGGTATTAATATGGCAAGTAATCCGCTGTTTCATTTCCGGAAAACCAGGGCAGAATCATCTCGGAATACTTCAAGGCCAATCCCAGCAACGATGAAGTAAAGAACGTCCTCTCACAAGAAAACGGTATTACATTCCCCTATATTCTGGATCTACTGATGGCACACTTCAAAGAGCAGAGAGATGCCCTCATCTTGCAGGCAGATGTGAGTATAACTGATGTAGTCAACTTTATTCCAGATAAGcctttaaaagtatttaaatatcttttaaaataattttcttaAAAGTGAAATTGATGGCAGCCATAGTTAAAACAATGCTAAATTGTATTAACATGAACTTATAACTGCAATGATATTGTTGTCTCCTATAAAGGTGTCAGACACAGCAGCAACTGTGAAGACATCCCTTGCCCTCCCCGATAGCCCTCGGTTGATCATTCTAGGTAAGCACTAAGCCCCTCAGTTATAGTGAGTTCAGTTGTGGTGagtttttctttcatattttatataatacacacacctttacatttctgtaaatatatactaaTTCATAAATAGCTTAGAAATATCTTGGATAAATGACTACACAAATTTAAATAGTTAATAAACAGTTGAGTCTCTATAATACAGACACAGTAggctatataataatattgtctcTGCCATGTCAGTAGTTTGCTTGTGTTTCTCCATTTTCTCCACTGATTAAGGTCTCTTTATAGCTTTTAAAATTGTAAATAGTTTGGTGATTATTTATCTATAGATGTCTCTATTTAGGACAGTCACTAAGTTGCATGCAACTGTATGTGCATTGCAGAGACATCAACAGGCCAAGTAGCATTCCGCACTGAATTAAAAATCCTGATATCTATCGGAAGCttacattgtttaaaaaatcttttcaaATATCAGTTGGAAATGTCGGTACAATACAGAAAAAGATATAGCAGTATGTTGCCACTTCATTATATTTCAAATGGTAAATTTGACATTCAGCctaacactttgcattttgtttAAGGTCCAATGATTCCTGACCAGCGTTGGATGGTTAGCATCGAGGGCCACGTGGTGTCGAAGGAGCAACGTTTGTTTTGGGGCTTGCTGTTGTCTTCGCATGCTACTACAACTTCAACCTCCAATATCAGGATCTGGCTGCCTGCACACTTGAATTCATACAGAGGTAAGTTTGAATCCCATATCAAGTCATTCGTTTCAGGTGTTCGGGCCTTACAGCCCTCCATGCATTTATCTTTATGTGATAGATATAGTATCTTCAGGATGCAAGCTTGATAGTTCAATTGTTTAAAGGACATGGACTTCAATCAGAGAACAGAGCACATAAAGTTAATTCCATAAAGAGATTTATCTTTGGttctaaaataaagagaaatagaCATTCGACTCGAGTGGTTAGGAGATTTATTGGGGCTAGATACCGCTTGTAGGGTAGAAAAATAGCAAAGACCCCTAATTATCGTAACACCGGTTGCTTACGCTTACTAGCATTTGTACTCATAGATGCCATTGGAATTATTTGCATTCTAATGCTTTTCAATCTAAATGCTTCAGATCTGTTTCATAGTGATAAACATAACACAATCTCATATTTAATCAGAGGTGCTTTGTaataatattttgcattttacTGTAATAAAGACGTGTACTTATGTacaagaaaaaaactgaatttgcACATTCCAAAGATGTGATGcatataaaactaaatatagcAAAATGTTCCCATATATCTACTCTAATATGTATTATAAACATAAAGTAGGAAAAAGAATGATTATGCTAACAATATGTGGTGGCCATTAACAATAGTTTAGAAGTGGTTTGactatttctttttgttttaccttGTCATGCTCGCCAGAAGCTGTGTTGGGATTAAcccagagagagggacaaaggCACGTCAGGGAAAGGTGACCAGCAAGAAGAGCGGGCGAATGGTCCTAAAGAAAGCGACATCCCTGAATCCGCATGTGTGCACCCTCTTGAGGAAGCTCATGGACTTCGAGTGGGACTTTGTATGAGTTTATCACTACCCTGACTCTGTCCATGGAGTTCAgatgagtacacatacacacgcacgcacacatgcacacacacacacacacacacacacacacacacacacacacatacacaaacacacccacacagacgcacacacccacacccacatccTTCTATGTATGGGTCTCACTTCTTCACATTGTCCATGGAGTTCAGATgagtacacatatacacactcactaaTCCTTCATATCTATGGATGTGTCTCACTCATTCACATtgctatttgtatttgtaagggctatttttgttttatttgtatctattaTCTTAACAATGTCCAACCAGACATTATTTCTGTTAAATTTTGAAGTTAGCGCACAATATTGTTCAACAGCATAGATCTGTCAAGTAAAAAACTCTAGCGTACTGGGGAGGCTCTTTCCTTTTGAAACATAACACTATTGTCTCAGTCTGTAAAGTACAATGCACAacgtacaaatacacacacataaaaaaattcATTCACAccagtatttatatgtgtaatagctattttgtgttttgggctAGCACACAGTATTGTTCAATAGTCAGTATTGTTCTGTTAAGTAAAACCCCCTAGCGTAATGGGGAGGCTCTTTTCTTTTGAAACATTAGTATTTACTCAGTTCATCAAGTACACATTTTGTCCGATAACCATGCACTCACTAggaaaaacacactcacacatgcaacttATCCATACCATTTTGATTTCTAAGGGCTAGAATATTTGAATCAGTTATTTGGATGCTATTTTTTGTCAAGGCTATTCTAATAAACAAGAATATTATGAATATGtcctattgtcttatttattgCAAATTGTTCTTTTTCATGCTTGTTAATTTGACAGATGCTTCCGCTACAGTTTCCTAAATGTTTTGGGGTAAAGAGCTAACACTAAAAGTCCTGTTATTTTACGAATTCATTTAGCAAATTACTTTACATTTTGATTACAAGTTACTGTATTTCCATATTACTGTACATTTTACAGTAACTTACAGGCGAAACTGCTGCCAGTAATTTACtgtaattttgaattattacagtaaattacagtatcaaaagaatacagcaagctgctgtattCTTTTGATACAGTAGAGATACTGTAAAACTACAGTAATTTACTGGCAGCAGTTTCGCCTGTAaattactgtaattttacagtgaAAAGTTTTACAGTGTAGATGTTGCCTAGGAGACCGGATAAATACATCCGTCACAAAGAGAAGACGGCCACTCTCAAATACACATACTGATGCTAAATAACCATGAttcaaatataattataatatttcagctaaaacacattaaaaaaactcaCGGAATATCAAAGCGTGTCACCGGGAAGCAGTGAAGCAGTTCCTCTGAATAAACAGAGACACATCCTTGGTAAACATCCCTTCAGCTGTAATTAATTAAACAAAGCAACCAATGTATCATTCCCTGTAATTGTTTACAGTGATTTGACAGTGCAAGAAAGTACTGGAGCGCTTCTTCTTGTGAATCCTGACTTTGTCCTTGCAGTTCTTTTGATCCAAACCGACCCGCTGACGCGCTATTtctcaatataaataaaaattaaataacatttccagctttCAAACTAGTCCAGAAAGACAACATTAAGGTTGCAACGCCATGTTGCAACAAACCCCCCCTAAGTTCAAGCTTACATTAGAAAGTCCGCGGATAAGTCTTGTAAAGTCGGCTTCAGTCAAAGGCTCGTTTTGGCTGTTTGCGAACGCAGCCATTGTACTTTTGTTTGTGGGCCAACCAAAACGGCCCGTCTGCGTAGGCATTCGTTCAGATGGAATCATGTGATCGTCAGATTAATGCAGGTGGAAGAGGATTGTTTGGGCCTTCTGCTGGAGGGATGCTGGAAGTCGGCAAAAATAGCAACTTTAATGAAGTTATCTGAGAGAGAGTGCAGGAGAAGACTCTGTACGACTGTAGATGAGTGAATGAACTTTCACATTTCCACAATTCCCGATGGAGAAAAGGCagcttttacaacaacaaaaaaagatgaatttgctccttcttctttttagcgaatattttaattttttatttaaacagaCTAAATAGTTCACGACTGAAAACGACCAAATGGACTATGGCTTGTTAGAGCGCTCAATTATACGTTGCTTTGTCCAGagtgaattatttttttctgcaGATATTTTAAAGTGCTACTGGCATTTCTTCAATAAATGTTATTGTGCCAATATGTTTCTTTCTCAGCGAGCACAAAGGAAAGTGTCACTTTTCTCTTTATGAATTATTAAAGGCATCCTAAAAGTTGCCATCCTGAATGGTTGAAGTTGTGTTCTGCACCAGAAAATATCACATCTTTTGTTCCAGTGCCTACAATCTCGTGTTATCTTTTTTTTGAGGACGCGATGATTCATGAACTGTGCACCCCCGCTGTCCGCCGAGAGTTGCATTCGATGGAGTGATGATTCATTCCTCTTGGTTTACCTTGCAGCTTAGTCTTGGGGATTTTCCCACAGGGCTTGGTGGCGGTGACAGTGGCGGCGCAGGTCGCATCCATGAGCGCTCGCTTCAGCACGCCCGTCCTGTTCTTCTTGCCTGCCGCCAGATCGCACTCCCCCCAAGCCTGGAAGTCGTACTTGCATTCccctgcagcacacacaggaagacagaaATACTTCATTAGGTACTTTGTGTTCAGTGAAGGAGGTATAATACGGGAGAAATCAAGCAGAAAACCTgataaaaccaaaacacaatcaAATCTAGATTGTGTTTGGTGATCCCAGTTGTTCTGCTTGATTTCTTCTGTATGCCTCTTCGAAGACCCAAATAAAAGCAGTCAATCGAAATCAGTCAATGAATCAACCCCCTTGGAGCCAGAGGAGTTGTGAGAAACACACTGTGAATGGTTGTTTGATGAATGCTTTGTATTAACGCCGTTATCCCCTTCCTATCAATAGAAACCGTCCAAGAGCCACAAGAACATATCACGAGACACTTGTTTAAACCGAAATACAAAATGCTCATTTCTTTTTCCGAAGAGCAGCAGATGCTGCTTCGCTGTTCTGATTCCGTTTTTCCTATATAATGAAACCCGGCAACAGATGAATGTAATCAGAAGCCGCCTGGCTCCTGTACATCCTGGCAATAATAAACTGACAGCACAGAAGTGAAAGTACTTTTATCAGCACCTGTAATAAATGGGCTTTCATTTGATATGAAAGCACTTTTAAACTCCACGCCGAGAGGATGCAAGCAGTGGccagtgtgttggtgtgtgtgtgtgtgtgtgtgtttgtgtgtgtgcactatgtCCATGTCTCTCACATCTCCCTCCATTATTTTGTTGCCACTCTAGTCGGGCTCCCTGGAGGCCGTGACACTCATTCGTCAGCTTCCTCTCACATGAAAGCGTCGGATCCCTTGTCACTGCCCCTGAGATCCCCGGGTGCTCatcagaggagggggagaggggagataaAGGGTGAggaagggagcgagggagagacgGGGGCCATTGTTGCAAGAATCCTACAGGGACTTCCGGACCATCCAACTTTAAAAACCTCCGCCTCTATAATTTGTCtctgagagatagagagagggggagggagagagagagagagagcttcctGGCTGGCTCCTGGGAGTTTCACAGGCAGCCCATGTCCTCTTAAAGGTGCCATCTTATACAAGTAGGC
This is a stretch of genomic DNA from Pseudoliparis swirei isolate HS2019 ecotype Mariana Trench chromosome 10, NWPU_hadal_v1, whole genome shotgun sequence. It encodes these proteins:
- the LOC130200277 gene encoding metal regulatory transcription factor 1-like — encoded protein: MKVHQNTPHIKFKCAFHGCNRSFGKVLSLKCHVYRDHPGQRESRLSEGCSGIRTLTLDVLLSCHFDFCTVKCDSLSRLFSHLKTHIKEGRQVICPFKNCGNVFTVISTFSSHLSRTHKGCTVDDLFRQTWSGRGNGENTVEQAGCSHEEAEVWASNVNNDDIEGDQAEVFPESTDESLFLKNLALFYLKLQAKLLLPSSVIQSIIEDFQAVHDISQSHLFHKLSEKLATLGIPDGDVKNVLDALKSDDLFRACNTGTLKTDKRRKTFFLNEFRYVEPVPLYLGQNESGKECFVHYVPVKETCQSLLQCDSVREQVHSHKQQMRSYDRPKDILEDVWDGINMASNPLFHFRKTRAESSRNTSRPIPATMK